In a genomic window of Pontibacter liquoris:
- a CDS encoding 3'-5' exonuclease, with protein MDFITLDFETATPQRDSPCELGVTIVRDRQIVETKSWLIKPLYYPHFNPFNVAVHGIRPADVAQQPTFEELWPAIKPYLDGHLLIAHNASFDFSVLRKTLATYQLPLPKARFACSLKFSRKIWKGLSAYDLKSLCNMHRIQFHHHRAASDSHACAALTLKALAHTGTTCETEFAAKMLSTITHL; from the coding sequence ATGGATTTTATTACGCTTGATTTTGAAACGGCGACGCCCCAGCGCGACAGCCCCTGCGAACTTGGGGTGACCATTGTGCGCGACCGCCAGATTGTGGAAACAAAATCCTGGCTCATCAAACCTTTATACTACCCGCACTTCAATCCCTTTAATGTGGCTGTGCATGGCATCAGACCCGCCGATGTAGCGCAGCAGCCCACGTTTGAGGAATTATGGCCGGCGATAAAACCCTACCTGGATGGCCACCTGCTCATTGCCCACAATGCCAGCTTCGACTTCAGCGTGCTGCGCAAAACCCTGGCCACCTACCAGTTGCCACTGCCCAAAGCCCGCTTTGCCTGCAGCCTTAAATTCTCCCGCAAAATCTGGAAAGGCCTGTCTGCTTATGACCTGAAATCGCTCTGCAACATGCACCGGATACAGTTCCACCACCACCGTGCCGCATCCGATTCCCATGCCTGTGCCGCCCTCACGCTCAAAGCGCTCGCCCACACCGGCACTACCTGTGAGACCGAATTCGCAGCTAAAATGCTGAGCACTATTACACACCTATAA